CGCCGCGCGAATCGGGGTTTGGTACCCAGACGTGCCGCCATGCGAGGTGACGGTGAACATCTCCACACGGTCGCTCGGGTCGTTGATGCCGTGGGATAGGTTGCTGTCACCAGCCGACGGCAGCTCGTCGCAGCTGAGCACATCGGTGGGGTAGCTGTCGATGACGACCGCGACGTAGATGCGGTGAGCCGGCAGCGATGATGGAGCCGTCAACGGGGAAGTCTGTGTCCTCCAGACGGCGGGCGTTGTCGTTGACGTAGTCGAGCACGCTGTAGCGCACGACCAAGCCGTGTGCCACGCGCTCGTCGGAAGGGGTGAAGGGTCCCGCCCGGAACGTCACTCCAGTCGGCTTCGCTGCCGGCCCCACGGTTggagccaactgtcgtggtatttcGGAGAAatatgccatggggtggcttaactcGTGGTTTGGGCCGATGGGCGCTGACGGCGTCTGGGAACGGGTGTTGGCGCAACACACATGACACCGGTTTACCCATGTTCACGGCCCTCCGATGAGATAAAACTCCTAGTCCTCCTTGTGTGACTATATGAGAATCACAGTACAAAGGttgctccttgagttgttcgtGAGGAGGAAGACGGAGCGTTGGTTGCATGTCTCGCTGCTTGAGATGGTGTTGTACGTGTGTCTGGTGTGTAGTTGTGAGCGTGTCATCCGTGCCTCTctcggtgggcaggggcgaggcttTATAGTGCAGCCAGGCAATATAGTGGTAAAGGTAGGATATGAGGTGGGGGCAACTGTCAGCCAATCGGGCCGCCTGTGGGGGCCACCTGCGGTTGAGTCTTGTCATGGGGCCCGCCAGTCGTGTGCATCAACGGCCGGCGCCGAGCCGTCAGGGCACACGCGACAGAGTAGAACGTGGCTACACGACTGTCTTGCCCGTTCAGGGTCGAGGTCCGTGTAGCCTCACTAACCCTCCCATCATCACACCGCAGCACGGCCGAACATGTCAGCGCGTACTGCTGCCGCGATAGCCTCTGAtcatttgtcttgtcttgtctgTGTACGGCGGTACGGCCGGATGGGACGGGAGCACGTTATCCAGCTGGCGGTAGGCCAGCCGACCAGCCGAGCCCCGCCAGGCGCGCATTGGGTAAGTGGCCGGCTATAGCCAGCCGACGAGGTATGTACGGGCCAAAAGGGTCGGCTATCGTCAGCCCGACGGTCTTGGGTTGGTTGAAGGGGCCGGCTATCGCGAGCCGGCCAAACTTGAGTTGAGTTGGCCGAATGAATCGGCTATCGCCAGTCGGCCTAGGGGGCCACGCAGCCCCAAATGTCTTGGGAGACGGCTAATCTCTTATACACACGGGTACAATCCCGTCAACAAGTAATATGGTTTTCACTATAACCACAATACTTATGTTGCATGAGAGGAAGTATGAtctttctaagatggagaagtttCGCAAGTCATCCTTACAAAATATTCCTCCGTatctcttcctaataataaagcaaaacgGTTTCTGATCGTCCGTCTTggaaattacccctaaagtttgcataaattacccaccatgccaccggtaagtaatagaaaacgtttcacaaagcgaaaaatcttggactgggccggcccatgtaaaaacctcctatattacgctctacaCGCTcagagaatatccagcacaccatatgggccggcccatgcacacaCGTCTGCTTTTAgttccatttatttatttattttcagttatgttttattttcttattttaaacaatttagaacttcaaataatctttaatattttaataaactgaaaattataaatcaacatatttaaaaaattaaaatgtttgtgacttcaaaaactgctcggagttttgtgaaaaatgctcgcatatacaataaaatgtttgcaattttagaaaaatgtttgtacaataagaaaagtccatgatctcaaatacaatttcATGTATTAAAATTATTAAagtcatttaacaaaatgctttctaattcaacatatgttaatgcatataaaaaatgtcctaaaattttaaaaatagctaatgcctattttgatagtttcttttttttatttcaaattttccgttccatttttgtttatttataatttaaataatttagaattacaaaaacttttgcatattaaaaaataggaattttgaattaaaatgctgacaaatttttattttgaattaaaaatagggtTCAAAAAAGCGCTGGattttttgtttttgcaaattccaaaacaatgttcatgtatttaataaatatattactgatttataaaaatgtttgtttattcagaaaaacttcatgtgtttcaaaaaatgtttgtgaatttaaaataatatcctccaacataaaaaattatgttcgtcttttcttgaattggtcgccaattcaaaataaaatatttaaacccgttcgaaatataaaaaatattcacgatttttactAAATGTTGTAAATTGTAAAATATGTTCTTGATTTTTaaattgttcccatatttgtaaaattgttcacgaaagatctaatgtatgtagttaaacattaatgcttctaagtctttgtgacaatatacctgtgtgaactttgaagaattaactattggaaggatcggattattattgtatgttttctaaaaaaatcttcaaatttagaataaatctttgagttaccaagatttttgacgaccatgatatatattttttgaaaatgtaaagattgcttcaacttatgAATAAATTTAAAGGAAGAAAcacttttttgcatttgtgcataaaatttctaaatcaagcgatgatatgtgaacataatgtggtcaccatcattgaagattattatttttttcttccaCGACAACGCACGGATCATTTGGCTAGTCAAAATAAATTTCTCAACTTTATATTAGCTCTAGTAAAAAATTGTACTAAACTCGAAACACTTATTTTGAGATAAAGGAAGTACTCACACTTATTTTCAGACGGAGAAAGTACTCCATCTGTCTGCCAGTTATTTTGGTAGCTTTTAAAACAAACTGAAATAAGCTGCCGCTACCCAACTTATTCTAAAAGCTCaatcaaatatattttttaaagtcTACTAAATAAGTCTTCATTACTAAGCTtctaaaagatatttttagttgAGCTTCTTATTCTACGGAGAACTGACAAAAAAGTGTCACCTTCTATACGAGCAAGTATAAAGTTTACGAGATCTATTGGAGCTCTTTTTGACCGAACTGGAGCGCTTTTAGGCTGGTCGTACTGTGGAAATGCTGAATGGAGGACGGGCTCCATGGAGCCAGTTTTaaatatcatttttccaaaacctacAAAATATGAATAAATGTATACCTATAGGAATACGTGTATAACATGTTTGAGGAAAGTTTTGTTGCAATATAATTTTATACATGATGTATACATAAAAAAACAAATACAAAAATGAAATGggatttttttgttgttgttggaccGCATTTTTGTTATTTTTATGCAGCTTGCAAAAAATAACTTTTTCCAACGAAATTTTACACTCGGTCGTACTGTAGTATCATATTCATGATATGAGCATACGATACTCCCACCAGCCTTAGGGGACTGGTATATGTTGCAGATGCTCTAAACATGATTAAATGGCGTAATCCAAGAACAGGTCAGAGTCACTGGCTGCTGCTGGCACGGAATCACGAAATCGCAACTTTTTCCAAGCTGTTCAAACAAGGACTGTATACTGTTGACCTACTCCCAAGCTGTAAATACATACCGCAATACACAGGCCATAACATGGTATAATACACAATGATCAAAAGATCAAACATTCAATCCACTTGCAGCACGAACAGAACAATAGATCAAGAAAATGTCGCAATGAGCCAATAGAGGGGGTGGTACTTCCAATAATCTTCTCAAAATATTTAACAGGTAGAAATCAAAGGTTCACCAACCAGCCAAAAAAATCAGAAGTACAGAACCAGAACATACGCTAGAGAAAAAAGACTTTCCACAGATCTTGAAACTTGTACCAGATAACTTAGAAGGTCATCTCATGCGGCTTGTCGCCATCCCTGAGGGAGAACCGGGCACCAAGATAACTTTTAAGGTCTGGGACAGCATCTATAGCCttgattaactcagtgtcaatgaCCTTCTGGTCATCCTTCTTGAAGTCGGGCAGATTCTTCGTTGCCTGCAGGTTTGCAGAGAAGAGATAAAATAAGGTATTGGAACAAGACAGATAAAGGGCATCCTTCTCCGACTCAAACAGCTCGCCCTCAGACTTCTTTGCCCTAGTCTTCTTCTCCCTAGCAAAGTACTTGTCAtcaaacttttgcatattaaccTTGGAGATGTCGAGCCTTGTGGATGTGGAAATGACATAAGCCTGGTTCACTCTGCGGATTGGCACGCCATTGATCTTGAAAGGTCCTAAAGAATAGCAAAATTTAAGATTATAGGCATTACAAACTATGAATGTCTGGGAGAAAACACAGTGCTGGACATTTACAAATTAACTTCTAAAAAACAGTTGGCAAATTATCAGCAAACAACTCCCACTCGGAATCATGAATCTAAGATCCAAAATAAATCATGTCACGTGACAAATAGAAGTGGGACTGCCGACAAAAAGGAGCATGATAACAGCATAATTCATATACATAACTTTAAATCCCGGGATACCAATGAGGGACAGCTGCTACATGAAACAAATACCCAGTGCACAAGGACTGGAATTCGAGGGCATTTACAAAACACTAAATCATGTAACGCAAGTGATGTTCTTAGTGCAATTTCAAAATCACCTTACTAAACACACTGAAGAAACATTAAATAGGCAGAAAAAACATTAAACAGACTGGTGCACCACAAAAACCGTTTAGCTACTATTGAATCTAACATTCATACAAAAACTTAAGTAGACGTAGACAACTAAACAGGCAGAAAAAACATGAAAGGATTCAACAATGCAACAACCCTCCTCAAATAACTATATACAACCTACAAATGTGGTCACAATCAGCAGCTCTCCGTAGAGAAAGCAACAGATCTACCAAAACGTCACACAAAGAAACAACAACGCCCTTCGACCCGTCATGTTAGCATAGCAAATGGAAGCAGCGAGGTTCACCAGTGATGAGGAGCAGGCCGGACTTGAGCTGCTTGAGGAACACGACGCGCTTCCCCATGTACCTCCCCGCGAGCAGGATCAGCACCGTGCCCGGCGTGATGGTCGACCTGCAACAACCAAATCGCTCTCGCTTTAAAACTCCGCACGGGATCGGGAGAGGAAGAAGTCAAGCGCGCGGCGTCGCCGGGGAGGGACGGAcctgagcttggtgggatggggcTTGCGTGTGCTGAAGGTGCGTGGCTTGACATCATCGGCGGGATAGAACTTGGGCTCGGCGACGGCGGCCGGCTTCTCGGCCTTAGGGAAGGCGCCGCCGTGCTTGGCCTTGATGGCCCAAAGCCCGCGGCGGTGGTAGGTGCGCGACCTCGACGTCCGCTTTATGCCGAGCGCCATCTTCGACGTCGGGGCCATTGGTGATTCTTCGGCGGAAGCGGAGCGGCACTTCGGCGAGAGAgggcgaggcggcggtggggaAGAATGGACGAGGGTTTTGGTCGCTCGTTTATACGTGTGAGGCGAGGCAGAGGTGGTGGAACCCTAGATATCTGGGCTCTTCATGTAGTGTGGGCTAATTGGGCAGGCCGATACAGCCCGTGTGTGAGGCTTCTTAAGCCCAGTTCATTTAAGTTGTTGAATAAAATGGTTTTTTTCAATATATTTTTTATGATTTTGCTAAAACACATCTAGATGTGAGATAAATATTGCACATCTAAGATATATATCATTGATCTTACGTAAAgattcgtgtgggtattttctttttctttttatttttttatttttatgcttgatttaatcatttagatgtgcaataactactttcttcgttcctaaatataagtctttttagaggtttcactaggagactagAGATTCACTAATTTTGCTCCGTGTGTAGTCCCCTAATAAAAtttttaaaaagatttatatttaggaacgaagggagtatgtcACATGTAGATGTATCATAGATACACCTTTTTATCATTTTTATAACCTTTTTCAGTTAATTTTTATGAAATTTACCTAATAATAGTTAAGACTCAATCCTCCATAGGGATcctttttctcctttttgagaTTATTTATGGCCTCTGGGCAATTTTGTCAGGGGGTGACTCTGTAATTTGGGGAATGGGAGGGTGTACGTTATGATTGGTTATGTGTTGCGATTttttcgatggtaggttcactttTTATTAATCGACTAGGtgaacgctcatccattgcaacgGGGCCACAATATTCTAGTGGCTAAACATGATTGTTTCAAATACATACCTCAAGAAATTGAACGGACAGTTTGCATACTAAACCCTTAATTTTTAAACAATGACTAAGAAAAAAACTACATTAGTTATGTTCACATGAAGATAATGAACACGTCCTAGTCCTATCACACATAACTAAGATAACTTGCCATTAGAAAAATTGGCATCGTAGAAGCCAAGGAATTGACATGTCAAAGGAAGAGAGGCCCATTTGAAGAAAAGACAACATTAACTGAGTTACATTTTCGACGCCTAACTTCCAAACCAACAAGAATTCATAAATATATCCACTAAACCAAGTTCGAGATAAACTAAGAACGTGTCTATACATCAAAATTTCAAGTATCATGTTGATAAATTCAGAATAACACATTACAGTGGATACTATATTCACGCAAAGAGAGGGAGAATGCGGAGAAACACTAAACCTGACTACATAGCTTGGCAGCAGCTGCTAATATATCATCTAATACACACGTGCAGTACTTTGCGTATCAGATGCTTTGAATTTGAGAAATCCTATTGGTATAGAAATAGATATTGTTTCTACAATTTACAACTCTGAGGGTCTTCGATGAGTATTTTCTCCCATTTACGAAAGAGAATCATACTAGTAGGAAAACTCTTGTAGGTTCAGATAATTAGTGGCCACACCCAAAATTTGAACATCGCTGGGATTTTCAAAAATACCACGCCGTGGACAAAAGCAACAACATCGTTGTTAAGCCCTTACTCGAGGCGTTCAAGGTTGTACCCACAAAAACCAACGCCACTGGTATTGACCAAGATAACATCGGTTTCTTcctcgcaaaagaaaaaaaagatatcATCGGCATCCGACAGAAATTCGATGCAACTGGAGATTGTCATATCTTATACAAAGGATTGATCTACCAACACCACTACAAATTTATAAGTTATTAGCAATGTTCTTCAGAAAAATGCACGACACTATTTATGTGTATGCCTAATTTCACAAAGAGCATACAAAACAAATACCACACTGCAGATATTTCATAATTATATATCACACTACATATATTGCACGAGGAACACTTGCGAGACAAAGGTTCTTGATTATAATACTTAGTACTTCATTTTGATCAACATCGGTGCCACCACGTCAAAATGATACTACGCGTGTTGAAGATCAATCGAGCTACGACATATTTTCAATCACCAAAAGCATATACACTACTAGAtattccctctgttcctaaatataagtcttaaaAAGGTTTTAccagaagactacatacgaatgtatataaatatattttagagtgtaaactcatttattttatttcataTGTAGTCTCCTTCAGCCCGGGCGttcgggtattttggttatttcggtttgggtagttcggtttatgggtaattcgggtattcGAAAATAAAACCAAAATTGTTTCTGTAAAAAAAATACCCGAACCCAAATTACCTAAAATTTTggttcgggtaattcgggtaccccAAATACCCAAAATATTCAGAGCATATATCAACTTTTGATAAGAATAACTCGAATATTATGGGTATTTTTGGTAATATGGGTATTTTAGTTAGCATGGGTAACCAGTtagtgtaataatagcatgaaaattttggacaatatgaataatttgggtagtatGGATATTTCGGGTTTTCCAGACTAGAACCCGAACCCTAACCCGAAAATCGAATAGTGAAGTAATGAGAATCGAACCCTTACCCGATACCTGAATTACCCGACAATTCGGGTAATTCGGTTTGGTTCGGGTTCGGATACCCAAACGCCCAGGGTGAAGTCTCCAAATGAAAATctgtaaaaagacttatatttaggaacggatggagtagttACAACATACAAGCACTtaaacaacatgagcttgatgcgtTCGATGTTTTTGTATCATCCCCATCAGTTGGCCACCAGGCTTGGCATGCACAGGAAtgggtaagagcatctccagccgcacCCCCAAAACGCCCTCCCATGTGCCTTTTTAATCATCGGCGCTAAAAAATCGCTCAGTCACGTCCCAGGATGTTGTTTTGCGTCGAATTTGGCCGAAACTAATCCCGGCGAGCCCAGGCCAAAGCTAGCCCCCCGAGGGCACTTGAGGGAGACCGACACTATTTTTGCATGGACAAACCTCACGAGtgagcctctctcctctctgtgtctctcctctctttttttgctACGCCCACCATGTGCAAGCAAAAGGGAATCTTCCCCTTCTTTCTATCTCTCTCCTCATGGCCGTATGCGCTGGGGGCGCGGCTGGGaacccgagccccccccccccgccgtttTTCACCGGTTGGCCCCCAGATGGCGCTATTTCGGCTTCTGGGGGCACCTAatggttggagatgctctaaggcatGGGTACTCGTCACTGTGGCCGGTCTCCATGGTAGCCTCACCCAAGATCACCGACTAAAATCCTTTAAAGTA
This genomic stretch from Hordeum vulgare subsp. vulgare chromosome 6H, MorexV3_pseudomolecules_assembly, whole genome shotgun sequence harbors:
- the LOC123401691 gene encoding 60S ribosomal protein L6-like isoform X2; the protein is MAPTSKMALGIKRTSRSRTYHRRGLWAIKAKHGGAFPKAEKPAAVAEPKFYPADDVKPRTFSTRKPHPTKLRSTITPGTVLILLAGRYMGKRVVFLKQLKSGLLLITGPFKINGVPIRRVNQAYVISTSTRLDISKATKNLPDFKKDDQKVIDTELIKAIDAVPDLKSYLGARFSLRDGDKPHEMTF
- the LOC123401691 gene encoding 60S ribosomal protein L6-like isoform X1, which produces MAPTSKMALGIKRTSRSRTYHRRGLWAIKAKHGGAFPKAEKPAAVAEPKFYPADDVKPRTFSTRKPHPTKLRSTITPGTVLILLAGRYMGKRVVFLKQLKSGLLLITGPFKINGVPIRRVNQAYVISTSTRLDISKVNMQKFDDKYFAREKKTRAKKSEGELFESEKDATKNLPDFKKDDQKVIDTELIKAIDAVPDLKSYLGARFSLRDGDKPHEMTF